A single genomic interval of Sander lucioperca isolate FBNREF2018 chromosome 9, SLUC_FBN_1.2, whole genome shotgun sequence harbors:
- the yeats2 gene encoding YEATS domain-containing protein 2 isoform X5, producing the protein MGQQFESVAAMSGIKRKIEGNDPDYDDISLIQNSKRNKAAEHNAREAAVQKIEAIIREQFSLEMKNKEHEIDVISQRLNEARRMMDKLRACIVANYYANAGITKHPEHSSKSDPAVLNHPAIRRFLESPSRSSSPLNQGSETLSLAHSESESLSQQGEGAERDGEGAWREDSSRQERRPGRNTGKDTFGVPLSLAAEQRVTYHTTGNEASRLYAKKTIVVGNVSRYIPPDKREENDQSTHKWMVYVRGSRREPSIDHFVKKVWFFLHPSYKPNDLVEVSEPPFHLTRRGWGEFPVRIQIHFKDPRNKRIDIIHQLKLDRTYTGLQTLGAETVVDVELYRNSLGEDYIPQPSSSKVTHRAASPTLAPSLAQSYGHSSSPISHDPSVDKGFIKTEMGKSAGGHSSGLTAGERTPTRPKVGDRITLGSHGNSAFQPITASCKIVPQGQPPSPAESPGKSFQPITMSCKIVSGSPISTPSHSPLPRTPTTSTPVHSKPSSSSVLNNPYIIVDKPGQVIGMASSSAASTGSPTAKQSVAQGARSPAPKVHTGTFLSSGVKVIIKQEPGEVSTQQQQMVSTVTSQQQPAATAAHQFVAVKGGHMISMSAQKQAGGATGATTSKMLGIPMSSTLQSAVKQVAISSGQILVAKGNPSVSKVMGGKQVLAQGVAKAIVSGATGIPGQQAAAKAAGGSSGKSGVMATLQLPANNLANLANLPPGTKLYLTTNSKNPSGKGKLLLIPQGAILRASSASQQSQSSSSTGAGGPQTSSSSSSSSLPSNLSYTSYILKQTPQGTFLVGQPAQGSGKQGGSSSAGHAASSPATVSQQAIRVTAGQKAAILAQVVGGSQGAQVKLSDGSVKTVTAAAAGHLSKPGTTTLRMTGGVITAASSTPGSVSAAAASQQQAADGGKSASLHHSLLVAANQAAVISAAKSASAAAGGSLSKTAVATLVKGAGNSATLTKGAAGSTGAVVTVAKGITNMPVISMSKAAGVGNVVGVPKSSGTSLVTAASLVSGMAAGGGKTGATLSGMLKIHSGGSSSQQTVLTIPANQLKQLGVGTVSGGVQTILMPVGKVVSKGPFSSTPSSSSTTPGAAGVGSSPSPARQASPSLALPLAQVKTEPGASTAVTAGSSPPVTAPVSSSVHVASAATTVKQEQGADNSAHDLINTEHIETMMQLLTAVVKKFPLIVPDKTEDSHPFCASSTEQYYSWNIGKRRASEVTNLHRGQSTQSTSSDKDRGG; encoded by the exons ATGGGCCAGCAGTTTGAATCAGTG GCAGCCATGTCAGGAATTAAAAGGAAAATAGAAGGCAATGATCCAGACTATGATGACATTTCACTGATCCAAAATAGTAAGAGAAACAAAGCGGCTGAACATAATG CCCGAGAAGCAGCAGTACAAAAGATTGAAGCCATCATCAGAGAGCAATTTTCTTTGGAGATGAAGAACAAAGAGCATGAAATAGATGTGATAAGTCAG CGACTCAATGAAGCCAGGAGGATGATGGACAAGCTAAGGGCATGCATAGTGGCCAATTACTATGCCAACGCTGGAATAACAAAGCACCCAGAG CATTCTTCTAAGAGTGACCCTGCCGTGCTGAACCATCCAGCCATCCGCCGGTTTCTGGAGTCCCCATCCCGGTCCTCTTCCCCTCTCAACCAGGGCTCTGAGACTCTTTCTTTGGCCCACTCAGAGTCCGAATCCCTCTCACAACAAGGAGAGGGAGCTGAGAGGGATGGGGAGGGAGCATGGAGAGAGGACAGCAGCAGGCAGGAGCGCAGACCAGGGCGCAATACAGGCAAG GACACATTTGGCGTGCCATTGTCCTTAGCAGCAGAGCAGAGGGTGACCTACCACACTACTGGAAATGAAGCCTCTAGACTCTATGCAAAAAAGACAATCGTAGTAGGGAACGTGTCCAG GTACATTCCCCCAGATAAGCGGGAAGAAAATGACCAGTCTACCCATAAGTGGATGGTGTACGTCAGGGGCTCTAGGCGGGAACCCAGCATCGACCACTTTGTAAAGAAAGTCTGGTTCTTCTTGCATCCAAGCTACAAACCCAATGACCTAGTGGAAGtcag TGAGCCTCCCTTTCATTTAACACGTCGCGGTTGGGGTGAGTTTCCCGTGAGGATCCAGATCCACTTCAAAGACCCTCGCAACAAACGTATTGACATCATCCACCAGCTAAAG CTGGACAGAACATACACTGGGCTTCAGACCCTCGGGGCAGAAACT GTGGTTGATGTGGAGCTCTATAGGAACTCTCTTGGGGAGGACTACATCCCTCAGCCCTCTTCCTCCAAGGTGACTCACAGAGCAGCCAGCCCCACGTTGGCCCCCTCCCTGGCCCAGAGTTATGGACACTCCAGTTCTCCCATCTCGCATGATCCCAGTGTAGacaaag GTttcattaaaacagaaatgGGGAAGTCTGCAGGTGGCCATAGCTCCGGCCTCACCGCTGGTGAACGCACCCCAACCCGACCCAAAGTCGGCGACAGGATCACTCTGGGTTCCCATGGCAACTCTGCCTTCCAGCCTATCACAGCAAGCTGTAAGATTGTCCCACAAGGACAGCCACCCAGCCCGGCTGAGTCTCCCGGGAAATCGTTCCAACCAATCACCATGAGCTGTAAAATAGTTTCAG GGTCTCCCATTTCCACCCCAAGCCACTCCCCACTGCCTCGCACTCCCACTACCTCCACCCCTGTCCACAGCAAACCGAGCTCTTCATCGGTGCTCAACAACCCTTACATCATTGTTGACAAGCCCGGCCAGGTGATCGGCATGGCTTCCTCATCCGCCGCCTCCACAG GAAGTCCCACAGCCAAACAGTCTGTTGCTCAAGGTGCACGCTCTCCAGCCCCCAAAGTTCACACTGGCACTTTCCTCTCCTCAGGGGTGAAG GTTATTATCAAGCAGGAGCCAGGGGAAGTTtcaacacagcagcagcagatggttTCCACAGTAACCAGCCAGCAGCAACCTGCCGCTACAGCAGCACACCAGTTTGTCGCAGTGAAGGGCGGTCACATGATCTCCATGTCGGCTCAGAAACAGGCAGGAGGGGCCACAGGGGCCACAACTAGCAAG ATGTTAGGCATCCCTATGAGCTCAACGCTTCAGTCTGCAGTCAAACAGGTAGCTATCAGCAGTGGACAGATTCTGGTCGCCAAGGGCAACCCATCTGTCTCCAAGGTGATGGGGGGGAAGCAGGTTTTGGCTCAGGGAGTCGCCAAAGCCATCGTCAGTGGAGCCACTGGCATCCCTGGTCAGCAGGCTGCTGCCAAGGCGGCTGGTGGTTCAAGTGGCAAGAGTGGAG TAATGGCTACTCTTCAGCTGCCAGCCAACAACCTGGCCAATCTGGCCAATTTGCCTCCAGGTACTAAGCTCTACCTGACCACCAACAGTAAGAACCCCTCGGGGAAGGGCAAGCTGCTTCTCATCCCACAGGGAGCTATCCTCCGAGCCTCCAGTGCAA GTCAGCAGTCCCAGAGCAGCTCATCGACAGGCGCTGGGGGCCCTcagacctcctcctcctcctcttccagcAGTCTGCCTTCCAACCTCTCCTACACGTCCTATATCCTTAAACAGACCCCACAG GGCACGTTTCTGGTTGGCCAGCCAGCACAGGGTTCAGGGAAGCAGGGAGGTTCAAGTTCGGCAGGTCATGCAGCATCATCTCCAGCAACTGTTAGCCAGCAGGCCATCCGGGTGACAGCTGGACAGAAGGCAGCCATCCTGGCTCAG GTGGTGGGCGGCTCCCAGGGTGCACAGGTGAAGTTGTCTGACGGCTCTGTAAAGACGGTCACAGCGGCGGCGGCAGGCCATTTGTCGAAGCCGGGGACGACCACATTGAGGATGACAGGCGGAGTCATCACTGCCGCTAGTTCCACTCCCGGCTCTGTCAGCGCAGCAGCAGCCAGTCAACAACAG GCGGCCGATGGCGGGAAGTCTGCCTCTCTGCACCACTCGCTCCTGGTGGCAGCCAACCAAGCAGCAGTAATCAGTGCAGCTAAGAGCGCCAGCGCTGCTGCTGGAGGCAGCCTGTCGAAGACGGCTGTGGCCACCTTGGTCAAGGGTGCTGGCAACTCTGCCACCTTGACAAAGGGTGCTGCGGGTTCAACGGGAGCTGTAGTAACCGTAGCCAAAGGCATTACCAACATGCCCGTCATCAGCATGTCCAAGGCTGCAGGTGTGGGGAATGTGGTGGGTGTGCCCAAAAGTAGCGGCACGTCATTGGTCACTGCAGCCTCATTAGTCAGTGGAAtggcagcaggaggagggaaGACGGGTGCTACTCTCTCAG GTATGCTGAAGATCCACTCTGGAGGTTCCAGCTCCCAGCAGACAGTCTTAACCATCCCTGCCAACCAGCTTAAGCAGCTGGGGGTTGGCACTGTGTCTGGAGGGGTGCAGACCATACTCATGCCTGTTGGGAAAG TAGTGTCTAAAGGCCCATTCTCCAGtactccttcctcctcttccaccACCCCTGGAGCAGCTGGAGTTGGATCCTCCCCAAGTCCTGCCAGACAGGCGTCCCCCTCCCTTGCCCTGCCTCTGGCACAAG TGAAGACAGAGCCAGGTGCCAGCACAGCTGTCACAGCTGGTTCATCTCCCCCGGTGACTGCTCCTGTCTCCAGTTCTGTTCACGTTGCGTCTGCAGCTACCACAGTCAAGCAGGAGCAAGGGGCCGATAACTCTGCACACGACCTCATCAA CACTGAGCACATAGAGACCATGATGCAGCTGCTGACCGCCGTGGTGAAGAAGTTCCCTCTAATTGTGCCAGATAAGA ctGAAGACTCCCATCCATTCTGTGCCTCTTCAACAGAACAGTATTATTCCTGGAATATTGGCAAGCGCAGAGCATCAGAg GTCACTAATTTACATAGGGGACAGAGCACTCAAAGCACATCATCAGACAAGGACAGGGGAGGATAG